The following coding sequences are from one bacterium SCSIO 12741 window:
- a CDS encoding ATP-binding protein, whose protein sequence is MATEGLIAESNAETLEHEIRWLEEVLDVRFKLYFGHECDYEHILKLQPPNLEHDPSEYAQFCHSLSLSFAERILVLLALLPHIRPQLLDIFFIKNKNYDRGYTEFGGIQGSTHGGFLPTVETAAFILAGDNLPERIHLASMLQPHSNLIREEVLLPVSKSYKESVFSSRLQVAPDFFNRLFQAGNAEPEFSPEFPARRIKTDLDWEDVVMSPALIHEIFEVKDWIEHGGEVLDQWNLEKWVKPGYRALFYGPSGTGKTMTACLLGKSVNRKVFRVDLSQVISKYIGETEENLARLFDRAENKNWILFFDEADALFGKRGQTKSSNDRYANQEVAYLLQRIEDYNGLIILASNLKSNMDSAFSRRFQSMIYFPLPNSSERFQLLSSLVEGRFGDRKFLKNLTHQYELSGGALVNVARYAALQAVRKGAQVYDPEDLREGVRKEMQKSGKTGV, encoded by the coding sequence ATGGCGACAGAAGGCCTGATCGCAGAATCAAATGCGGAAACCCTGGAGCACGAAATTAGATGGTTGGAAGAGGTGCTTGACGTACGCTTTAAGCTCTATTTTGGGCATGAGTGTGATTACGAGCACATTCTCAAACTTCAGCCACCAAATCTGGAGCACGACCCCTCTGAGTATGCTCAGTTCTGCCACAGTCTATCCTTGTCGTTTGCAGAAAGAATCCTGGTATTGTTGGCATTGTTGCCCCACATTCGTCCTCAGCTGCTCGATATTTTCTTCATTAAAAACAAGAACTACGACCGGGGATATACCGAATTTGGTGGAATCCAGGGATCCACTCATGGTGGGTTTCTTCCGACTGTGGAAACAGCAGCTTTCATCCTGGCCGGGGATAATTTGCCGGAAAGAATTCATCTCGCCTCAATGCTTCAGCCCCATTCCAACCTAATTCGTGAAGAAGTGCTGCTACCCGTCAGTAAATCGTACAAAGAGTCCGTGTTCTCTTCACGGCTTCAGGTGGCTCCTGATTTTTTCAATCGACTATTCCAGGCGGGAAATGCCGAACCTGAGTTTAGTCCAGAGTTCCCGGCACGCCGTATCAAAACAGATCTGGATTGGGAAGATGTGGTGATGTCTCCGGCTTTAATTCATGAGATCTTTGAAGTGAAGGACTGGATTGAACATGGGGGAGAAGTGCTGGATCAATGGAATTTAGAAAAATGGGTGAAGCCCGGATACCGAGCTCTTTTTTACGGCCCTTCCGGCACCGGAAAAACAATGACTGCCTGCCTTTTAGGAAAGTCAGTAAATCGTAAAGTCTTTAGAGTAGACCTATCTCAGGTGATTTCCAAATACATTGGAGAGACAGAGGAAAACCTGGCCCGCCTGTTTGATCGTGCCGAAAACAAGAATTGGATTCTTTTCTTCGATGAGGCCGATGCTCTATTTGGAAAGCGAGGGCAAACCAAAAGCTCCAACGATCGCTACGCCAATCAGGAAGTGGCTTATTTGCTTCAGCGCATTGAAGATTACAACGGACTCATTATTTTGGCGAGTAACCTCAAATCCAACATGGATAGTGCTTTCTCAAGACGATTTCAATCCATGATCTACTTTCCTTTACCCAATTCCTCCGAGCGTTTTCAGCTTTTGTCTTCCTTGGTTGAAGGAAGGTTTGGAGATCGAAAGTTTCTTAAAAACTTGACTCATCAATACGAACTTTCTGGTGGAGCTTTGGTTAATGTCGCTCGTTATGCCGCTTTACAGGCCGTGAGAAAAGGGGCTCAGGTATACGACCCAGAAGACTTAAGAGAAGGTGTGCGCAAGGAGATGCAAAAGTCCGGAAAGACTGGGGTTTAG